The window ATTTTATCCCCAGCGGGGTGAAAGCAGCGGATATTCGGAAATTATCAACCCCCAGCTCTTTAAACAGTTTGCACGCATCATATGTCTCCCTGTAATTTTCTCTGCTTATCACAAATCCTATGCCCAAAATAGTTCTGCATTTCTTCTGTGCAAATTTACTAATGCTTGCTATCACTCTATCAAAGACAGTCGCCTTTGTCCGCCGCAAAATAGAATAAGTTCCACTGTTAGCAGCGTCCATGCTGATACGAACCCATGCAACGTCAGAAAGCAGCTCTATAAGCTCATCATCAAGCGCCTGACCGTTGGATACCAACGCAAGATCCATTCCGTAAGAAATTGTCTTTTTAAATGCATTCTTAATGGCCGGATGGACAAGAGGCTCACCACCCCCTGTATATTGAATCGCCTTGACGCCAAGGCTATAGCAAGAGTCTATTATCTCAAGCAGTTTTTCATTCGACATTATGTCTTTTGGATTAAAATTCTGACTACTGGAGGATTCAGCCATCCTGTATGCACAGAAACTGCAATTTTGGTTGCATCGGTTAGATGGGATAAGGTGCACTTGCACGGGATCAGTCTGCTTCCCCGCAGCAAGCTCCTGAAGTTTTTCCATATGGTGTACGATCTTGTAAGGGCTATATTCTTCCTTAATCATGAATGCATTGCCTCCGTCCTTTATAGTAATACGGTCAAAATTACCGGCCCTTCCCGATCACCGCCTCCTTATGAAGCCTATCAGTCTCATGATGATACCAGACAGTCTTCTTGCGAATTTTCTGATGAATTTGCGAGCGGTGACAGCCGGCCACAATCCCTGATGGTCTAAGCGCGCGATATGCACCATGTACCAGCAACTGTTATAGAGAGGAAAAAGCCCAATCCGTTTTGCACCAATCACCATACCACCTGCTCTTTCAACAATCTGGCAGAACCAGGCCAATGAACGTCCAACACTACCGTGTTTCAGAGACGAAAGGGGAACTATATCGAGATTGTTATTCTTTGGGTCCAGCATGCAGGCAAACTGCAACGCAAAAATGCCTTTCTGTTTCAACGCCGGAACGATGCGTTTAATCTGATCTTCAAGATCACAGTCACTCATGTGTTGAGCAACAAGATTCGAAATAGCGAGATCAAACGTATCGGCCGGCAACAACGATAGGCTTGAGGGCAGCCATACTTCGGCAGCAACATCCTTAACCTTCTGAAGAGCGCTTTCAGAAATATCAAGGGCATGGACTATGCACTTTCTTCTTGCAAGTTCACGGGTACAGAAGCCAAGCCCAACGCCTATGTTGAGAACAACTGTTCCAGCGATTATTCTATCCGCGACCTCAAGATATTCCCAGACTTCCGGTCCCGCACTGCCCGTAAGCCAAAAAAGGAACCTGTCATTTACCCCCTGGTGATTCAGCTCCCACCATTTTTCTATGGTCACCGAATCGCCCGAATTGTCAGGTATAAATAGACTCACTTTAACCTCCCTGTCTTCTGCAGAACCATTTGCCTTATTCCCGTTGAACGAAGAGCAGACAGTATATGCGCTGACATACCGTCTCCTCTTAGTATCTATACAGTCTCAGATGCCATTCCGACTCCACTTTCTTTCGGTATTACAACATCCGCTTAAGTCTCCTGATACATGAATAAATCGTATGCGCAAGAAAATATGGTGGGCAATACCTGAAAGACTGCAAAAAAAATCTTGCGGATTCAGATCGATTTAAGCCGTTATTTTCAAAAATCGCTAAGGCATAGTGTAGGTATAATTTTGAAGCGCCAAGATGCTTGAAATAAAATGGAGAGACTCTGTCCTCCCGGAAGATTTTGGTGACATAGTAATGTATTGACGCATATACGCGATCCGTAGACTCCATTTTATTCCCTGCATGCGTTCTGATGATGCAAAGTGGCTCGGAAATAGCGCAGATTTTGAACACCTTTGAAATTCTGCGCCACATGTCAGTATCTTCAAAACGGTGCATTTTTTCATCAAAACCACCAACAACAACCATAACCTCTTTCCTGACCATGACTGTCGGAAGAACAACTGTACGCGGACAAAAAGCTATATTCGGGTAGAGCCAGCCAGAGTCTGTAGCAAGATAGTATGGTTTCGTCCCATTCCAATCCCCTGGATTGAAGATTTCGTTACCATTATCATCGATCACCCGCGCCGATGAATAAAGCATCCCAAACTCACTGTTATTGTCGAAAAATGCAACCTGTTTCTGAAGTTTATTTGGCATAAACATGTCATCAGAATCCAGAAATGCTATAAATTCACCACGCGCCTCACCTAACGCCCAATTACGCGCCCGAGAACGTCCCTGATTGCAGTGGTAAAAGTAGCGTATTTTGGGTGAGCTGAATTCATCAATAACATCGTGTGTATTGTCTGTCGAACCATCGTCGACGATAATTAACTCAAAGTCATCATACGTCTGACATAAAACGCTTGAAATCGCTTCCCTCAAAAGCGGCGCACGGTTATAGGTAGGAATAATGACACTTACCCTTGGCACATGTTCTTTGAGAGAGCTACTCGTTGATTCAGTCATAGCTAAATTTCTGATAGTCGCCAGAGACCGAGGCATTTATCACGATAGATACCATTTCCTTCGGTACAATTCTCATTGATCAACCTGAGTGGAACTGGAAGGTTGAATGGGGGCAGCGTGAGATTTAGGGGCCGCCAGGTCTGCTTCCCTGACAGATCACTATTTCTATATCGATCGGTAAAGGTCGTTGTCAACACAAAGGTAGCCCCGCTCATCCTGAAATTCCGGATGGCGGCGAGTGCCTGCGCGTTTGAAAGATGAACAAGGCAATCGCGAGAAAGGATGAGATCAGCTTGCGGCAATGCATCCGTCACAATATTCATACAAAGAAAATCTCGTTTTATATTAGCGTATTTTTGCCTGTTCGAATCAATTAATGCATCTACAATATCAATTCCAATGTATTTTTCAATACAAAAGTCAACTTTGCTAAACCAGTGGAAATCACCACAGGGGGCGTCCAATAGAGACTTTATCTGAAAGTCTTTAAGCAACTTCGGTATTTCACGACGAATGGCCTCTGTCTGGGCAAGGCTCGACCCTTCCCCCGATCTCGACTCCACACCCTCCCAAACGTTATTCTGATATATCTCTGTGAATTGATCTTGAAGATTCTTATTTCTGAACAGTCGGCTCCACGCTACTTCGCCAATTCTTACCAGGCTATTTATTCCGGGTTTGATAGCGATACAGAACCCTGATCGTTCAATCACCATCGAAAGTAACCCTATAGACCTCAACACTCTGAGTTTGGTAAGAATATTGAAAGCAGACAGAATCGGCCAATGCATCATTCTCTTTGACAGCTGTAGATTGCCGACATGATCAGCTGATTTGGTCAATGCAGCCGCTGCAGCCGAATGAAAACCTCTTTTGCTGAAATTAGAGGCTATTTGTGCGCATGCCAGCTCAGGTGACTCCCCTGTTGATATCACAATTTCTGCGGGAGATAAAGACGAAACAAAATCCGCAAGAAGTAAATTTAATTCTCTCATATGCAGCGGTTTCATCGACAGTGTGCCCTGAGCCGCATGAACGCGAGACTGGATCAGGCATTCCTCCATGTGGCTGAAACTAAATTTTGCTGCAAGCCTGAACCACATATCATAATCCTGAGTGGTGAGAAGAGATTCATTAAATAATCCACACGCGCAGAAGCATTGCCTTGGAATCAGGGCGGTACAGCCGTTAATGGGATGGCTTATCGTCAGAAAATATCTGAACTGTTCCGGTTCGATATGCCGAGTATGCGCCGAACCTATTAACTCTCCGTCGGCATCTATCAGATCGTAGTTGCTAAAAAGGATGATGTCATTCCGGTGGGCACGAATACCAAGAAAGCGTATCTGAGTCTCTATTTTAAATGGATAGTATATATCGTCATGACTTAACCATGAAAAGTAATCCCCGGTCATCTCCCTGATTCCCATATTGAGCGCCGAGGCAACTCCACCATTTTCCTTAAAGAAATAGCGTATTTTCTCGCCATAGCTTACGGCGATGGCTTCTGTTTTACCATCATCACAGGAGCCATCGTTAACAACGATAACTTCAGTGTTCAGGTAGCTCTGGGCAAGAGCGCTATTTATCGCATCCCGAAGATAATTTGAGCCATTAAAGACTGGGATGATAATGGAAACTTTCGGATTAAATTTCATATTAGCTACATTCCTCTTTACTATGTTTTCCCGCGATATCGTGGACCAACTGCTTGACCAGACATGCATTTTTCCTGCAGTCGACCTCTCGTCTTACCAAGTCAATGTTATAGCTTACAAACGCCGACGCCTGTGTGCCATCGCTACTAAGCAATGACAACGATGCTTGAGCTATAGCTTTCGGATCGCGTGGCGACACAAGAAAACCGTTTACTCCATCTTTAACCCATTCACCAATCTGCGGTATATCTCCCATGACCAGTGGAATACCACACGCCATCGCTTCAAGCATGCAATTCGGGAGCGAATCATTAGAGGAAATAGAAACAACTACATCAGCTGCCTGATAATAAATCGACATTGCCTCCCAGGGGACTTGTCCGTCATACCGCAGGTTATTTGCAATCCCAAGTTCGGTGCCCCGACGCAGATGCTGCTGCCATTCTTCGTCGCCCCCTGTTCCGGAAATAAACAGAAATAATGCATCCTGCATCTCGGTGATCACCGCTGCGGCTGCCTCAATGATGACATCGCTGTTGAGATATCCACCAAGCCCACGAGGGCAGAGAATGACCTTTCCGGACTCAATGCCAAGGCACTGGCGCGCATACTCCCGCGACGCCGGCTTAAAACGTTCCAGATCAACACCAGGATATCGAATCATATGTATCTTTTTCGAAGGAACACCGTATCCCTGACAGGCATCAAAAGCGGTCCGGGAGTTCACGGTCATGGCGGATGCACGGTTAACGCCATACTCTACTATTTTCTTTTTCAGGAGGCGATCCAGACCGCTCCAACGAGCCCACCAGATTACATCTCCATTCCAAAACGTTATCATCAAGGGAATCTTTCGAGAGAGAATAAATGAAAGATAAGAAGGGTAGAGAAGCGTCTGCAGAAATATAATATCGGGATTAAACTTCTTTGTATAATCCCGTGTCAGTTGCGTGTCCGCAATCCAACGGTAGCACTCATACAATGTGGTTCTCCAATCACAGAAACGCATCAGAAAAAAAAGCAGGCCGGTCAGTATACCGCGCACCGTTTTTCGAAAAAGCGACATTTCAGACAAGTGCTGTCTAACGAGTCCGGTATCGCTTAAATATAGGTTTTCTGCATTATTAAAATCGTATTTATAGTTAGAAATAACTCCTACTTCAAAAGTAGGATCATTAGTAAAGATCTGTATGCGACGACGGGCGTGGATAGAGTCACCCCAGGCAAAAAAGAGAACCCTTGTTTTTTGTGCGGCATTGCGGCTCATGAATTTTTCCCTGCCAAAATTTCATTCACATATTCTTCTGTCTGAGTACACATTTTTTGAAGCCCAAATATATCAGCAATTCTCTTCCTGTTCGCTTCACCTACCACTCGTCTTACCTCTGGATGCGCGGCAAAAAAAAGGATCCTTTCCGCCAATAAGTCGGCACAGCCCGGAGGAACGAGATACACTTCCCCCTCCTTTCCCAGTGCTTCCCTTATGCCAGAGACGTCAGTGCCGACGACAGGCAGTCCAGACGCCATGGATTCCAAAACACCATTCGGAAGCCCTTCACTATAAGAGGTTAATATGCTTAAATCAACAGAACCTAATAGTCCGGAAATGTCTTGTACCTGACCCAGAAATATCACACTATATTCAATGCCTAAATTTCGAGTTAAATCCATCAGGGATTGATAGGTGGAGAAAAATTGACCTGCAAGCACTAAGACAGCATTCATCTTCGCTGCCTTCAACTGCCCTACGACAATGCTCCACGCATTCAATAGGGTAACGTGATCTTTACCTTGATGCAAATTTGCTACCATACAAGCGATAAAATCATTTTCACCAATCTTCAGGTTTTTTCGCCATCTAAGCTTGTCTTCTTTAGGGTCAGCTAACTCAACACCATTATGAATTATCCTGATTTTGTCCGCTTTTACGCCAAAGGCATTGCGCAAATAATGAGCTCCCCTCTCTGAGTTTGAAATAAACCATTTGGCGAAGTATTTTGCCGCAATATAATCAAAGGGCTGCAATTTCTCACTACCGCTTCTTCTCTGACTCCAGATGAATGCCCTTACCCCAGCAAACCGTGATGCAAAACTACACATTATGTTAGGAGGTGTGGTATAACCAAACAGAATCTCAGTACGGTTCCGTTTCAGTATTTTTATAATTGCAAATGTTGATCTGATAATTGATAAAAAAGAATGCGATACTATCTGTTTTTTATCATCAATCATACCCCAAGGTATACCGTAGTCATCGCACAATACTGACGCCAATCCGGGAGTGTTAAAGGCCAGCACCTTGACATCGGCGCCTTTATTGTTTTTGAAATAACGCGCCAAGGCTATTGCCTGCCGCTCAGCCCCCCCAAGTTCCAGAGTCCAGAGAAGAATTACAATCCGCTTTCCCGCAAGATTATTTTTAGCCGCATCACCCACGTTAAACATCATTAGCTAACCCATACAGTTCACTTCAGATCTATGTAACTGTAACCATTCCTCCAGAAACAACAACAGCCAAATTTGATGGCTCGTGTTCCGATCCAAAAGTTGTTTGACAATTTCGGGCTCAAAGAGCTCAAAGATTATTGAATGAGGATTAAGCAGTTTTTCATGTAGATATGCGTTCAGTGCACCATTAGTCGTGAACCATTTTATTATCGGAATACCAAATCCCATCTTTGTTCGATGCAAGAGCGCATGGGGATAATATTCTTCAAGGGTTTTTTTTAGCAAGAGTTTTCCGCGCCACTCTCCGCAAGCGTCTTTCCCGATATTCCATGACTCAGGTATCGTGGCAGCAAACTCGACCACTTTTCTGTCGACAAAAGGGGTCCTAACTTCAAGGCTATTCATCATGCTGGCGGCATCAATTTTAGCAAGTATGTCGTAGGGTAAGTAGGTTCTCATATCCATGTATTGCACCTTATTTGAATTACTATAATCCTTCACCCGCTCGAACTCCTTCTCGAAAAGATCAAGCCGATTCTCCGTCACACATTTAAATTCTTTCCTCCACAATCTTCTTCGCACATGAGTCGGCATATAATTAATGCATGACAGCCAGTTTTCCAAGCTTGCTCCAAACGGCGAAGATAGAGGGTGGCGATTTGGCAATAATCTCCGCATGAGTGCATATATTCCCCCCCACCACCACCGTCTATTATCAACCGGGGGCTGCTCCAGATATTTCATCCAGGTGAAGTATGAGTGATAGCCTGCAAATGCCTCGTCTCCACCGTCACCCGAAAGAACCATCGGCACGTATTTTCTAGCCATCTTACAGACATGGTAGGTAGGGATAGCTGAGCTGTCGCCGAACGGCTCACCATAATGCTTTACCAATTCAGGTAATATCTCTAATGCATTTGGATTCACTATCTCGAAATGATGTTTCGTTCCCCAGCGTTTTGCCACAAGCTCAGCATATTTCAATTCATTGAACTCATCCTCCTTAAAGCCAATGCTGAAAGTCTTAAATTGATGACCGAGTTCCTGTGCCATATAGGCAACTATTGCACTTGAGTCCACGCCGCCGGAAAGAAAGGCTCCGAAAGACACATCAGAAACCAGATGGGCCTTAACAGATTCACGCAGCACTGCTTGCAGTTCCTCCGTCCATTGCACTTCACTCTTTCTGTGATCAGGTCGAAACTCTAACCTCCAGTATTCCTCAGGCTCTGAAACATGGCCATCAAATGTAATGCTTATGCGGTGTGCCGGAGGAAGTTTCTTTATCTGTTTATAAATGGAGTGCGGCGCGGGTATGTACTGCAGCCACAAATACTGATCAAGTCCCTGCAGATCCAAATCAAGCCGAATACCCTCGATTTGTCTTAACGCCTGAATCTCCGACGCAAAGGCAACCACATCTCCTCCTACATAATATACAAGCGGTTTAATGCCAAAATAGTCACGGGCCAAAAACACCTTTTTCCTTATTATGTCAACAATCCCAAACGCAAACATCCCGCGAAAACGTTTAACGCACTCGTCCCCCCATTCCTCATAAGCATGAACGATTACTTCCGTGTCGGACGAACTTTGGAATCTGTGACCCTTCTCACAAAGCAAGGCGCGAAGCTCTCGGTAATTATAGATCTCTCCATTAAAGGTAATCCATACAGTCTCGTCTTCGTTACACATCGGCTGCCCGCCCGTTTTCAGGTCAATAATGGATAGTCTGCGGTGCCCAAGAGCTACATTATCGTTCAACCAAATTCCCTCACCGTCGGGTCCC of the Nitrospirota bacterium genome contains:
- a CDS encoding glycosyltransferase family 2 protein encodes the protein MTESTSSSLKEHVPRVSVIIPTYNRAPLLREAISSVLCQTYDDFELIIVDDGSTDNTHDVIDEFSSPKIRYFYHCNQGRSRARNWALGEARGEFIAFLDSDDMFMPNKLQKQVAFFDNNSEFGMLYSSARVIDDNGNEIFNPGDWNGTKPYYLATDSGWLYPNIAFCPRTVVLPTVMVRKEVMVVVGGFDEKMHRFEDTDMWRRISKVFKICAISEPLCIIRTHAGNKMESTDRVYASIHYYVTKIFREDRVSPFYFKHLGASKLYLHYALAIFENNGLNRSESARFFLQSFRYCPPYFLAHTIYSCIRRLKRML
- the asnB gene encoding asparagine synthase (glutamine-hydrolyzing) gives rise to the protein MCGIAGIIRLKECVRRQDIERMTRSLAHRGPDGEGIWLNDNVALGHRRLSIIDLKTGGQPMCNEDETVWITFNGEIYNYRELRALLCEKGHRFQSSSDTEVIVHAYEEWGDECVKRFRGMFAFGIVDIIRKKVFLARDYFGIKPLVYYVGGDVVAFASEIQALRQIEGIRLDLDLQGLDQYLWLQYIPAPHSIYKQIKKLPPAHRISITFDGHVSEPEEYWRLEFRPDHRKSEVQWTEELQAVLRESVKAHLVSDVSFGAFLSGGVDSSAIVAYMAQELGHQFKTFSIGFKEDEFNELKYAELVAKRWGTKHHFEIVNPNALEILPELVKHYGEPFGDSSAIPTYHVCKMARKYVPMVLSGDGGDEAFAGYHSYFTWMKYLEQPPVDNRRWWWGGIYALMRRLLPNRHPLSSPFGASLENWLSCINYMPTHVRRRLWRKEFKCVTENRLDLFEKEFERVKDYSNSNKVQYMDMRTYLPYDILAKIDAASMMNSLEVRTPFVDRKVVEFAATIPESWNIGKDACGEWRGKLLLKKTLEEYYPHALLHRTKMGFGIPIIKWFTTNGALNAYLHEKLLNPHSIIFELFEPEIVKQLLDRNTSHQIWLLLFLEEWLQLHRSEVNCMG
- a CDS encoding glycosyltransferase — translated: MGDAAKNNLAGKRIVILLWTLELGGAERQAIALARYFKNNKGADVKVLAFNTPGLASVLCDDYGIPWGMIDDKKQIVSHSFLSIIRSTFAIIKILKRNRTEILFGYTTPPNIMCSFASRFAGVRAFIWSQRRSGSEKLQPFDYIAAKYFAKWFISNSERGAHYLRNAFGVKADKIRIIHNGVELADPKEDKLRWRKNLKIGENDFIACMVANLHQGKDHVTLLNAWSIVVGQLKAAKMNAVLVLAGQFFSTYQSLMDLTRNLGIEYSVIFLGQVQDISGLLGSVDLSILTSYSEGLPNGVLESMASGLPVVGTDVSGIREALGKEGEVYLVPPGCADLLAERILFFAAHPEVRRVVGEANRKRIADIFGLQKMCTQTEEYVNEILAGKNS
- a CDS encoding radical SAM protein, yielding MIKEEYSPYKIVHHMEKLQELAAGKQTDPVQVHLIPSNRCNQNCSFCAYRMAESSSSQNFNPKDIMSNEKLLEIIDSCYSLGVKAIQYTGGGEPLVHPAIKNAFKKTISYGMDLALVSNGQALDDELIELLSDVAWVRISMDAANSGTYSILRRTKATVFDRVIASISKFAQKKCRTILGIGFVISRENYRETYDACKLFKELGVDNFRISAAFTPLGIKYFDGLIDEAKTIAEKAKRDFEDEKFTVFNLFNDRIGDLFDGVQNYDFCPMKELVPYIGADLKVYTCCMLAYNNLGYIGSLKNQSFDELWHGGEKIQFYRKHSPRVYCKLPCMFEKKNDFINYCIKKDAKHTNFI
- a CDS encoding glycosyltransferase family 4 protein, whose translation is MSRNAAQKTRVLFFAWGDSIHARRRIQIFTNDPTFEVGVISNYKYDFNNAENLYLSDTGLVRQHLSEMSLFRKTVRGILTGLLFFLMRFCDWRTTLYECYRWIADTQLTRDYTKKFNPDIIFLQTLLYPSYLSFILSRKIPLMITFWNGDVIWWARWSGLDRLLKKKIVEYGVNRASAMTVNSRTAFDACQGYGVPSKKIHMIRYPGVDLERFKPASREYARQCLGIESGKVILCPRGLGGYLNSDVIIEAAAAVITEMQDALFLFISGTGGDEEWQQHLRRGTELGIANNLRYDGQVPWEAMSIYYQAADVVVSISSNDSLPNCMLEAMACGIPLVMGDIPQIGEWVKDGVNGFLVSPRDPKAIAQASLSLLSSDGTQASAFVSYNIDLVRREVDCRKNACLVKQLVHDIAGKHSKEECS
- a CDS encoding class I SAM-dependent methyltransferase, whose amino-acid sequence is MSLFIPDNSGDSVTIEKWWELNHQGVNDRFLFWLTGSAGPEVWEYLEVADRIIAGTVVLNIGVGLGFCTRELARRKCIVHALDISESALQKVKDVAAEVWLPSSLSLLPADTFDLAISNLVAQHMSDCDLEDQIKRIVPALKQKGIFALQFACMLDPKNNNLDIVPLSSLKHGSVGRSLAWFCQIVERAGGMVIGAKRIGLFPLYNSCWYMVHIARLDHQGLWPAVTARKFIRKFARRLSGIIMRLIGFIRRR
- a CDS encoding glycosyltransferase; this translates as MKFNPKVSIIIPVFNGSNYLRDAINSALAQSYLNTEVIVVNDGSCDDGKTEAIAVSYGEKIRYFFKENGGVASALNMGIREMTGDYFSWLSHDDIYYPFKIETQIRFLGIRAHRNDIILFSNYDLIDADGELIGSAHTRHIEPEQFRYFLTISHPINGCTALIPRQCFCACGLFNESLLTTQDYDMWFRLAAKFSFSHMEECLIQSRVHAAQGTLSMKPLHMRELNLLLADFVSSLSPAEIVISTGESPELACAQIASNFSKRGFHSAAAAALTKSADHVGNLQLSKRMMHWPILSAFNILTKLRVLRSIGLLSMVIERSGFCIAIKPGINSLVRIGEVAWSRLFRNKNLQDQFTEIYQNNVWEGVESRSGEGSSLAQTEAIRREIPKLLKDFQIKSLLDAPCGDFHWFSKVDFCIEKYIGIDIVDALIDSNRQKYANIKRDFLCMNIVTDALPQADLILSRDCLVHLSNAQALAAIRNFRMSGATFVLTTTFTDRYRNSDLSGKQTWRPLNLTLPPFNLPVPLRLINENCTEGNGIYRDKCLGLWRLSEI